Within the Sulfitobacter sp. JL08 genome, the region GCCAATGCCGATGGTATGGGCACCCTGCGTCTGCTTGAATCAATCCGGATTCTGGGCATGGAAAAAACCTGCCGGTTCTATCAGGCGTCTACATCCGAACTTTACGGTCTGGTTCAGGAAGTCCCGCAAAGCGAAACAACACCCTTTTACCCGCGCTCGCCCTATGCAGCGGCAAAGCTTTATGCCTACTGGATCACCGTCAACTACCGCGAGGCATACGGGATGCACGCGTCCAATGGTATCTTGTTCAATCATGAAAGCCCGTTGCGCGGAGAAACCTTTGTAACCCGCAAAATCACCCGCGCTGCTGCAGCGATCAGCCTTGGACTGCAAGACAAACTTTATCTTGGCAATCTGGATGCCAAGCGCGATTGGGGCCACGCACGTGACTACGTGGAAGGCATGTGGCGCATCGTTCAGCAGGAGACAGCGGAAGATTTCGTTCTGGCAACAGGGGAAACCCAAAGCGTGCGCAGTTTTGTTGACGCCGCGTTTGCAGCCGTTGGTATTTCCATAGGATGGAGCGGTACGGGCGTTGACGAAAAAGGCATCGATGAAAAAACCGGTCAGGTTCTGGTCGAAGTGGATGCCCGGTATTTCCGTCCGACCGAAGTTGACCTGTTGATTGGCGATCCGACCAAGGCGCGTGAAAAACTGGGATGGACCTATACAACCACCCTGTCGGAAATGGTGCGTGAAATGGTTGAAAGCGATCTGAAAGTCGTGGCGCGTGAAAAATCGCGCAAGGACCGCGAAGGATGATGTTTGATCTGTCCGGCAAACGTGTTTGGGTCGCTGGGCATCGCGGCATGGTTGGTGGCGCTGTTGTCCGTCGCCTTGCAAGTGAAGATTGTGAAATAATCACGGCCGGGCGCGATGTTGTCGATCTGACGGATCAGGCTGGCGTTGATCGCTGGATGGAAAAAACCCGCCCGGATGCCATCGTTCTGGCGGCGGCGAAAGTTGGCGGAATTCATGCCAACAATACGATGCCGGCGGAATTCCTGCGCGATAATCTGGTACTTGAAACAAACGTTATTCATGCCGCCTATCAATGCGGGGTCGAAAAACTTTTGTTTCTGGGGTCGTCCTGCATCTACCCCAAATTGGCGCCACAGCCGATCAGCGAAGATGCTCTTTTGACAGGCCCTCTTGAACCCACGAACGAATGGTACGCGATCGCCAAGATCGCGGGTATCAAGATGTGTCAGGCGTATCGCAAGCAATACGGCTGTGATTTCATTTCCGCACAACCAACCAACCTTTACGGACCGGGCGATAACTATAATCTTGAAACAAGCCACGTCTTGCCCGCACTTCTCAGAAAGTTTCACGAAGCAAAGGAAAGCGGCGCCAAATCCGTAACGCTGTGGGGAAGCGGAACACCGTTGCGCGAATTCCTGCATGTCGATGATCTTGCGGATGCGCTTGTGTTCTTGCTGAAATCCTACTCCGGCGATGTCCCTCTGAATGTGGGATCAGGTTCCGAGGTCACCATTCGCGAACTGGCCGAAACGATTGCCGATGTTGTCGGCTACAAGGCCGAACTGGTTTTTGATCCGTCAAAACCCGATGGCACACCAAGAAAGCTTATGGATTCTTCGCAACTGCACGCCCTTGGATGGAACAACGTGCGTTCCCTGCGCGATGGTATTGAACAAACCTATCAGGCGTTGGACGGTCGTTTTTCCTGATCACGGCCAAGTTTTTAAGATACGGGCGCACCCCGTGCCGCATAATCGGCATAACAACTGTGTTTGCCGCCTAAACCGTATCTTTTCATGCCTTTCAGACTGATTTGGGTCAGCACCAGCCCGGAAACGTTCACACCGGTACTTCGGAACAGCCTCAGCGTTTCACGGATTTGCACATCAGATGTGCTGTCCCATTTCACAGTCAGAAGAACGGTATCGGCCTGTTTCGCCAGAATGCACGCATCGGGGGTCGCCAGAACCGGTGGCGTATCAATGATAATGTAGTCGTATTGCGCGCGAAGCGTTTGCACCAGATCGCGAAAGCGCCGTGAAGAAAACAGATCCGCCGGGTTCTTGCGTGTTGAATTCGCCGCCAAAATGTCCGCGCCATACCCTTCGGGGCGATGGATTCCCTCCCCGATCTGTGCCGTTTCGTTCAGGATAGACACGATTCCCGCCTCAGGAAGATCTTTGAATTGTTGGCGCAGTCTGCCCCGTCTGACATCGCCTTCGACAACCAGCACTTTCTTGTCCAAACCGCTCAATACTTCGCCCATGCTCAACGCGATTGTGGTTTTTCCTTCGCCGGGCATTGCGGAAGTGACCAGAATGACCTGTTTTTGACTTTCTTTCTGGGACAGAAGAATAGATGTGCGCAGGCCCCGCATGGCTTCCATGCGGCGTGCATCACAGGCTAGGTTCAAACGGGCAGGCTGAACGCGCCCCACATCAAGTGCAGGTATTTGCCCCAGAACAGGCAGGCCGGAAAACGTCTCTAATGCCGCAGCCGTGCGAAATGACGTATTGGCGGCTTCTTGCACCAGCACGTAAAGCGCTCCGCAGGTGAGACCGAAAAGGGCCGCCATCGTGATGATCAACGATTTTCGCGGGCTATGCGCAAAGCTTGGGACAACGGCATGCGACAACACCCGACTATCCGCCTGCTGAATACCTTTTTGCGCTGATGTTTCCTTCAGACGGCTTAGAAAATGCTCGTACAAAAGGCGCGTTGCGGCGGCTTCGCGGGTCAATTGCTGCAAAGCGATAAGGTCCTGACCTTGTTGATCGATCTGCAGGTCAAGCTTGGTTTCGGACGCTTGCAAAGCCGCAAGCTGTAGCGTTGCCCGGTCAGCTTCAATCCGGACACGTGACAGGATATCGCGGTACCGGTCATCGAATTCGGCAATACGATCGGGGGTTAGGCGCCCTGATGACAACATTTGCGTCAACAAAACATCATCTGCCACTGCGACCTTGTCATGTGGCGTTTGCGCATCCACCATCTTGCCCAACAGTCCCTGCATTTTTGCCTTCCGCGTATGCGCCGCAGCAATGCGCGCCCGCAATTCCTTCAACTGCCGCTCAAGAACCTGAAGGGCAGGGGCAGAAATCAACGCAGTTGCGGCGGTAAACTGCGCCACCTGCGCTTCTGCATCTTCCAGTTGCGATTGCAGTTCAGCAACGCGGCTTGCCAGCCATTTCGCCGCGTGCTCGGTGGCGTGTTGTTTTTCATTCATCTGGTTGTCGATGTACAATCTGGCGATGGTATCGGCGATTATCGCCGATTTTTCAGGCGATTGGGTCGTCACGGAAATCCTGAAGACATGACTTCCCGGAATATTGCGCACCGAAACCTTGGACAGCAAAACGTTTACGATCCTGTCCAGATCGCGCCCCGTCCTGTCATCATCCGTTGCCGGCGGACCAAAACTTTGGCCGCCACCGAGGACGGATTCAATTCCGCTGCGCAAACGCGTTTTCAGCCCTGGTTCGCGCAGATCGGCGTTGAATTCCGGATCGGACATCAGGTGCAAGTGGCGCGCAACGTCTGTCATGAGGGTGCGCGCGCGCAAAACTTCCACTTCTGACGTTACGGATGACGGTTCACCGGATACGGCTGCGATGACACTGGGCAATGCCACAACGCTGGTTTGGCGGGTATCGAAAATCACCACAACGCTTGATGTGTAAAGTGCCGTTGCAACGGCAAAAACGTAATAAGTTGTTAATAAAACCGCGACTACACTTGCGGCCGATATGATCATCTTGCCCCGCCACAGTGTCAGCAGCAGCGTTCGAAAATCGGCCCGGAAAGGTGCGGTCGTTTGTTCGGCAGGGCCATTCGGGTCCGGCAGGAACCGCGGTTCGTGTTGTGTCATGTCGCGAATACTCAGACCAATCGGTTTGAAATTTGGTTCGTTCAAATTGCAACGATTGGGTTAACGC harbors:
- the fcl gene encoding GDP-L-fucose synthase; translation: MMFDLSGKRVWVAGHRGMVGGAVVRRLASEDCEIITAGRDVVDLTDQAGVDRWMEKTRPDAIVLAAAKVGGIHANNTMPAEFLRDNLVLETNVIHAAYQCGVEKLLFLGSSCIYPKLAPQPISEDALLTGPLEPTNEWYAIAKIAGIKMCQAYRKQYGCDFISAQPTNLYGPGDNYNLETSHVLPALLRKFHEAKESGAKSVTLWGSGTPLREFLHVDDLADALVFLLKSYSGDVPLNVGSGSEVTIRELAETIADVVGYKAELVFDPSKPDGTPRKLMDSSQLHALGWNNVRSLRDGIEQTYQALDGRFS
- the gmd gene encoding GDP-mannose 4,6-dehydratase; translated protein: MTKRAMITGVTGQDGAYLAELLLKKGYEVHGVKRRSSSFNTSRIDHLYQDPHDREVKFKLHYGDMTDSTNLIRLVQEIKPDEIYNLAAQSHVQVSFDTPEYTANADGMGTLRLLESIRILGMEKTCRFYQASTSELYGLVQEVPQSETTPFYPRSPYAAAKLYAYWITVNYREAYGMHASNGILFNHESPLRGETFVTRKITRAAAAISLGLQDKLYLGNLDAKRDWGHARDYVEGMWRIVQQETAEDFVLATGETQSVRSFVDAAFAAVGISIGWSGTGVDEKGIDEKTGQVLVEVDARYFRPTEVDLLIGDPTKAREKLGWTYTTTLSEMVREMVESDLKVVAREKSRKDREG
- a CDS encoding polysaccharide biosynthesis tyrosine autokinase, whose protein sequence is MTQHEPRFLPDPNGPAEQTTAPFRADFRTLLLTLWRGKMIISAASVVAVLLTTYYVFAVATALYTSSVVVIFDTRQTSVVALPSVIAAVSGEPSSVTSEVEVLRARTLMTDVARHLHLMSDPEFNADLREPGLKTRLRSGIESVLGGGQSFGPPATDDDRTGRDLDRIVNVLLSKVSVRNIPGSHVFRISVTTQSPEKSAIIADTIARLYIDNQMNEKQHATEHAAKWLASRVAELQSQLEDAEAQVAQFTAATALISAPALQVLERQLKELRARIAAAHTRKAKMQGLLGKMVDAQTPHDKVAVADDVLLTQMLSSGRLTPDRIAEFDDRYRDILSRVRIEADRATLQLAALQASETKLDLQIDQQGQDLIALQQLTREAAATRLLYEHFLSRLKETSAQKGIQQADSRVLSHAVVPSFAHSPRKSLIITMAALFGLTCGALYVLVQEAANTSFRTAAALETFSGLPVLGQIPALDVGRVQPARLNLACDARRMEAMRGLRTSILLSQKESQKQVILVTSAMPGEGKTTIALSMGEVLSGLDKKVLVVEGDVRRGRLRQQFKDLPEAGIVSILNETAQIGEGIHRPEGYGADILAANSTRKNPADLFSSRRFRDLVQTLRAQYDYIIIDTPPVLATPDACILAKQADTVLLTVKWDSTSDVQIRETLRLFRSTGVNVSGLVLTQISLKGMKRYGLGGKHSCYADYAARGAPVS